One genomic window of Salvia miltiorrhiza cultivar Shanhuang (shh) chromosome 4, IMPLAD_Smil_shh, whole genome shotgun sequence includes the following:
- the LOC131022440 gene encoding D-3-phosphoglycerate dehydrogenase 3, chloroplastic-like: MDAKPTILVSEKLGEAGLNLLKEFANVDCSYNLSPEELCTKISLCDALIVRSGTKVNREVFESSAGRLKVVGRAGVGIDNVDLAAATEHGCLVVNAPTANTVAAAEHGIALLTAMARNVAQADASVKAGKWERNKYVGVSLVGKTLAVMGFGKVGSEVARRAKGLGMHVIAHDPYAPADRARAIGVELVSFDEAISTADFISLHMPLTAATSKILNDESKGKMKKGVRVINVARGGVIDEEALVRAIDAGIVAQVALDVFTVEPPPKDSKLVQHENVIATPHLGASTMEAQERVAIEIAEAVVGALKGAAAYYYTECEHDYQLAGPRRSPERAQEGAAAAQARPAAGQPRRRRLLHAQPHGLPSHCRFSPRYTQFKSSTII; this comes from the coding sequence ATGGACGCGAAGCCGACGATTCTCGTGTCGGAGAAACTGGGAGAGGCCGGGTTGAACCTCCTCAAGGAGTTCGCCAACGTCGATTGCTCGTACAACCTCAGCCCCGAGGAGCTCTGCACCAAGATCTCGCTCTGCGACGCGCTGATTGTGAGGAGCGGGACTAAAGTGAATCGCGAGGTGTTTGAGTCCTCCGCCGGGAGGCTCAAGGTCGTCGGAAGGGCTGGCGTCGGGATCGATAACGTGGATCTGGCGGCGGCGACCGAGCACGGTTGCCTCGTGGTGAATGCGCCGACTGCTAACACCGTCGCCGCTGCGGAGCACGGAATAGCGCTGCTTACTGCCATGGCGAGGAACGTTGCTCAAGCCGACGCATCTGTGAAAGCTGGTAAATGGGAGAGGAACAAATACGTTGGTGTGTCTCTTGTTGGCAAGACACTGGCAGTGATGGGTTTCGGTAAGGTTGGTTCAGAAGTTGCTAGGCGTGCCAAGGGGCTCGGTATGCATGTCATTGCGCATGATCCCTATGCCCCAGCTGACCGTGCTCGTGCAATAGGTGTAGAACTTGTGAGCTTTGATGAAGCTATTTCGACAGCCGATTTCATATCACTTCACATGCCACTCACCGCTGCTACATCAAAAATTCTTAATGATGAAAGTAAGGGGAAGATGAAAAAGGGTGTTAGAGTTATAAATGTTGCTCGTGGAGGTGTGATTGATGAAGAAGCATTGGTGAGGGCCATTGATGCTGGCATTGTAGCACAGGTAGCACTAGATGTCTTCACAGTCGAGCCACCGCCGAAGGATAGCAAGTTGGTACAGCATGAAAACGTGATTGCTACACCACATCTTGGCGCTAGCACGATGGAAGCTCAGGAAAGAGTCGCGATTGAAATAGCTGAAGCTGTGGTGGGGGCATTGAAGGGAGCGGCAGCATATTACTACACCGAATGCGAGCACGACTACCAACTCGCAGGCCCTCGGCGATCACCAGAACGCGCACAAGAAGGAGCGGCAGCAGCTCAAGCGCGCCCAGCTGCAGGCCAGCCgcgacgccgccgcctcctgcATGCGCAACCCCATGGTCTCCCCTCTCACTGCCGATTCTCTCCACGCTATACACAATTTAAAAGTTCGACAATAATATAA
- the LOC131022439 gene encoding uncharacterized protein LOC131022439, producing MVVFKDIVVKGQDYLLILSDDEQETEMGMHLRVFPALIGHYVKPWPKLLNSLYQSEWTSEISLNKASKAHTLHPARPWQSKESNFLLTLRRRIIDKDAKWGRVTSFRGEFHFFEGYWEWTEDILSRCGNELRVVGIYDAVYASLFTYDCQPEMVKAFCEAWCPATNTILTSSGEMSISLWDLQYLSGLPCTGTLYDEVVPCAKEILGKDQFGNPFIPLSCRYLLSAYYSLKYRDGKDPKSSVSIDEWIKFWSKKASKYSHPPARRAKKSQRPKSTHNPSGSFEAHQPWSSEEKAPFIELDASDKYHTTMYLAAHIACWLCIFVFPDGDAMSIRPTSFKMASLMACKQKVALTAPVLASIYKGLNTISSSMEPSLVLVTLPFHFIYGWITLYFNTHIPLPRSLGVAKMTLYSGEGAAKYYLPVACRERIQSYNSIRWNCTTFTKEDDIFYVDGENTREIEQCFFMAIRSSFFGLPAG from the coding sequence ATGGTGGTCTTCAAAGATATTGTGGTCAAGGGTCAAGACTATTTGCTGATTTTGAGTGATGATGAGCAAGAGACGGAAATGGGCATGCATCTAAGAGTATTTCCGGCATTGATAGGCCACTATGTGAAACCTTGGCCCAAACTTTTGAATTCTCTATATCAGTCGGAATGGACCAGCGAGATCAGTTTGAACAAAGCGTCGAAGGCTCATACATTGCATCCGGCCCGTCCTTGGCAAAGCAAGGAATCCAATTTTCTATTGACTTTGAGGCGAAGGATCATCGATAAAGATGCCAAATGGGGAAGGGTTACAAGCTTTCGTGGGGAATTTCATTTCTTTGAAGGCTATTGGGAGTGGACTGAAGATATCCTTAGCCGCTGCGGGAATGAACTCCGAGTTGTTGGTATCTATGATGCAGTTTATGCCTCTCTTTTCACTTATGATTGCCAGCCCGAGATGGTTAAAGCGTTCTGTGAAGCTTGGTGTCCTGCGACGAACACCATTCTCACTTCATCTGGCGAGATGTCTATTTCTCTATGGGATTTACAGTATCTATCAGGGCTTCCGTGTACCGGGACACTGTATGATGAGGTTGTACCCTGCGCGAAAGAGATTCTTGGCAAAGATCAGTTTGGCAACCCGTTCATTCCCTTGAGTTGTAGATATTTACTCTCTGCTTACTATTCTCTTAAGTATCGTGATGGCAAGGATCCTAAGAGCTCAGTTTCTATCGATGAATGGATCAAATTTTGGTCGAAGAAAGCTTCAAAGTATTCTCATCCTCCTGCTCGCAGGGCAAAGAAATCTCAACGCCCCAAATCGACTCATAATCCGAGTGGTTCATTTGAAGCGCATCAACCATGGTCTTCTGAAGAAAAGGCTCCATTCATCGAGCTTGATGCTAGTGACAAGTATCACACTACTATGTACTTGGCAGCTCATATAGCTTGCTGGTTGTGTATCTTTGTTTTTCCAGATGGTGATGCCATGTCGATTAGACCAACCTCTTTCAAAATGGCAAGTTTGATGGCGTGCAAACAGAAAGTTGCCCTTACAGCTCCAGTTCTAGCCAGCATCTACAAAGGGTTGAACACTATCTCTAGTTCTATGGAGCCTTCTCTTGTCCTGGTGACGCTACCCTTTCATTTCATATATGGTTGGATAACGCTCTATTTCAACACTCACATTCCCCTTCCAAGAAGCCTTGGTGTCGCCAAGATGACTCTATACTCAGGCGAAGGAGCTGCGAAGTATTATCTGCCTGTTGCGTGCCGCGAACGAATTCAGTCGTACAATTCGATTCGTTGGAATTGTACCACATTCACTAAGGAAGATGACATTTTCTATGTCGATGGTGAAAATACAAGAGAGATTGAGCAATGCTTCTTCATGGCTATTCGCTCGAGTTTTTTTGGTTTGCCGGCTGGATGA